The following are encoded in a window of Dysidea avara chromosome 4, odDysAvar1.4, whole genome shotgun sequence genomic DNA:
- the LOC136254183 gene encoding uncharacterized protein produces the protein MRVLLHVAKKFSDTMMTQEVDEQEEVEGIDVLSSNVSIEARFSAEEEELYTRHFENGYDLSDPKYERWLRIHHPIAASVRSEALMTGLLEGPSVTPVYVNLQLVQSDQENRVVESSIPRRSVPQSSSHLALTDEPIPSGTPSSTGSVSTPRCSPLAELVNTPRITQDKRTKTANARVLTNPECIRAFEVKEEQKRLAQEENRRGKQKGN, from the exons ATGAGAGTATTGCTTCATGTAGCCAAGAAATTCAGTGATACCATGATGACTCAGG AGGTTGATGAGCAGGAGGAAGTCGAAGGAATTGATGTACTCAGCAGCAATGTTTCAATAGAAGCGAGGTTTTCAGCAGAAGAAGAAGAGCTGTATACTCGTCATTTTGAAAATGGATATGATTTGTCGGACCCAAAATATGAGAGGTGGCTAAGGATACATCATCCTATTGCTGCAAGTGTACGATCTGAGGCATTAATGACAGGTCTTCTTGAAGGCCCCAGTGTGACACCAGTATATGTTAATCTGCAACTCGTTCAGTCTGACCAGGAAAACAGGGTTGTTGAGAGTTCTATACCTCGTCGTTCAGTGCCACAGTCTTCTTCCCATCTAGCATTGACAGATGAGCCAATTCCATCTGGTACACCAAGTTCAACAGGATCCGTGTCAACACCAAGGTGTTCACCCTTGGCTGAACTGGTCAATACTCCAAGGATTACTCAAGATAAGCGAACTAAAACTGCTAATGCAAGAGTTCTGACCAACCCAGAATGTATCAGAGCGTTTGAAGTAAAGGAAGAGCAGAAACGGTTAGCACAAGAAGAAAACAGAAGAGGAAAGCAGAAAGGGAACTGA